From the bacterium genome, the window TGGGCGGGCCGATCGCCAGTTGCGATTCCGGCCATAGCTCCTTGACGGCATGGGCCATCAGATGAGCCGCCGAATGCCAATATACAAATTTCCCCTCGGGATCGGCAAATGTGATGAATCTCAGCTCGCCGCCCGTCTCCATGGGCCGATGGAGGTCCCATATCTGTTCGTTGAGAACTGCCGCCAGCACGTTATCCTTGCGTCTCACTCGGCTATCGCAGAGAACGTCTACGGGGCGAGTTCCTTTGGGGACACGCACTTCCCGACCGTCTTCGAGTTGGAACTCTATCTCGTTCATCGTGCTGACACGCTACGCTGTCACAGCGCGGACTTACTGCATGTTTGAATCGCAATGTCCATCGCCATTCGAGTCCTACCACCCTCCTTCGTGATATAGCTGTTGGATTTCGGCGTCGCTTATAACTCGAGTATAGAATCGCACGTCATCCATGCGGCCTCGGAAAAAATGATGAGTGCTGGTATTGCAAACACTTGCCGCTAAGAAGATTTGCCGAGAATTGTTCGCAAATGATTGATTGTCGAACGGCGCCGCTGCGTCGTGGACTCCATTGATGTAGATTCGCTTGATGCCATTTGTGGCGTCGCGGACAACAGTGACGTGATTCCACGAATTAGTGTTGATGTCTTGCGCACTGGTAAGTACGCTGTCTCGGTTTGACATTCCTGTGTTGAACTGGATCTTCCCTCCATGCCCCAGTCCAACACTCCAATCCCGACTGTAGCCACAAATGTCCCGATCAACAAGAAACGATGCAAACGGCCAGTTCCCCGTGTCAACCATCGTTGTGCTAACCCAGAAACTAATGGACATACTGCCTGTGATATTGATCGAAGCAGGAAGAGGAATCGTGTCATTGGAAGCGCCGAATTCGTAGGCTTGGCTGGGAGAACCGAACCGATCCTGGACGGAAAGGGCGCCGCATACCCGGCCGTGATTGTTGTTGCCGCTTTCGTCGTTTGCGTTGCCGTTGAAGGGATAGTAAGCAACCAGACCTTGAGTTGGTGTTAGTGTGCCCGGTGTTATGCACACATAATCA encodes:
- a CDS encoding family 16 glycosylhydrolase; amino-acid sequence: FLYGTYEARIKVAKGSGVVNTFFGYYDEDPLPGNDHEVNKEIDIEIFGEEPTTWILFSCWLSHQSKTQKWFDTRTLGINDLSLGFHVYRFQWSPTEVKFYIDGCQAEVIETNVPQTGIPIATGLWVCQQLDLSCCWNSGLPCYPGFPLPTTNNSGEMVVDYVCITPGTLTPTQGLVAYYPFNGNANDESGNNNHGRVCGALSVQDRFGSPSQAYEFGASNDTIPLPASINITGSMSISFWVSTTMVDTGNWPFASFLVDRDICGYSRDWSVGLGHGGKIQFNTGMSNRDSVLTSAQDINTNSWNHVTVVRDATNGIKRIYINGVHDAAAPFDNQSFANNSRQIFLAASVCNTSTHHFFRGRMDDVRFYTRVISDAEIQQLYHEGGW